A window of Lacibacter sediminis contains these coding sequences:
- a CDS encoding glycoside hydrolase family 127 protein, whose protein sequence is MKKFVCTITLLSSLLLCAAQSYIPEKKNAKVKVQPVVQVKAFAFPLSDVKLLASPFTKAMQLDSAYLLSLSADRLLYRFYKNAGLPVKDSIYGGWESDGLSGHTLGHYLSAASMMYVSTGNAEFKKRIDYIVNELERCQLARKTGYIGAIPKEDSIFGKVAKGEIKSSGFDLNGGWSPWYTVHKVMAGLCDAYLYCNSNKALKLVTGMADWTYNTVNHLPDSTRLKMLNCEYGGMNDVLANIYSFTGNKKYLDLSYKFYDEFVMGKLAQRIDPLPGKHSNTNVPKAIGSARQYELTGNKSDATIASFFWETMVHNHSYVIGGNSNYEYCGEAGKLNDRLSDNTCETCNTYNMLKLTRHLFAWQPSAQLMDYYERALYNHILASQNPENGMMTYFVPLRMGTKKQFSDQFNTFTCCVGSGIENHAKYAEQIYSYDGKNNLYVNLFIPSVLNWKEKNIRITQTNYIPESKQVRLVVTAAKPSSFTLKIRKPSWSNTTAVIKVNNAAVKTETDAAGYLTATRIWKNGDVVTVDLDMNLYTEAMPDNPNRIAFKYGPLVLAGLLGKEKPDPVIGVPVLLTSNRNVNDWIQPSSSLQFQMKNVGKPFDVKLIPFYQTYDQYYSVYWDYFTPTEFAKLQADYEAEKKRVQEIENRTIDNFRVGEMQPERDHNLKATERSYVSDAMDRMGREARSNNNFEFEMKVDDSVTNSLLFTYIGDDKDRVFDILVDGVKLVTVDWKGGKTGKFYDIEYKLPAAMISGKTKITVKVEANHGKTAGRVFGVRTIKDQQ, encoded by the coding sequence ATGAAGAAATTCGTCTGCACAATTACGTTGTTGTCTTCGCTGCTGTTGTGTGCTGCACAATCGTACATACCCGAAAAGAAAAATGCAAAAGTAAAAGTGCAGCCTGTTGTGCAGGTGAAAGCCTTTGCATTTCCGTTGAGTGATGTAAAACTGTTGGCAAGCCCGTTTACAAAAGCCATGCAGCTGGATAGTGCTTACCTGTTATCGTTAAGTGCAGATAGGTTGCTGTACCGCTTTTATAAAAATGCAGGACTGCCGGTGAAAGATTCGATCTATGGCGGATGGGAGAGTGATGGATTATCGGGACATACATTAGGGCATTATTTATCTGCAGCTTCAATGATGTATGTGTCGACAGGCAATGCAGAATTTAAAAAACGCATTGATTATATCGTTAACGAATTGGAACGTTGCCAGCTTGCACGCAAGACCGGTTATATTGGTGCCATACCAAAAGAAGATTCCATTTTTGGAAAAGTAGCAAAGGGAGAAATTAAATCATCGGGTTTTGATCTGAACGGAGGATGGAGCCCCTGGTATACGGTGCATAAAGTAATGGCAGGTTTATGCGATGCGTATTTGTATTGCAACAGCAACAAAGCATTGAAGCTGGTAACAGGCATGGCCGACTGGACATACAACACCGTGAATCATTTGCCCGATTCAACACGATTGAAAATGTTGAACTGTGAATACGGTGGGATGAATGATGTGCTGGCGAATATTTATTCTTTCACCGGCAACAAAAAATATCTTGATCTCTCGTATAAATTTTACGATGAGTTTGTAATGGGCAAACTGGCGCAACGCATCGATCCTTTGCCCGGCAAACACAGCAATACGAATGTGCCGAAAGCAATCGGCAGCGCACGGCAATATGAATTAACCGGAAACAAAAGTGATGCTACTATTGCCTCGTTCTTTTGGGAAACGATGGTGCACAACCATAGTTATGTAATTGGTGGCAACAGCAACTACGAGTATTGCGGCGAAGCAGGGAAACTCAACGATCGGTTAAGCGATAATACCTGCGAAACCTGCAACACCTACAATATGCTTAAGCTGACAAGGCATTTGTTTGCATGGCAGCCATCTGCACAGTTGATGGATTATTACGAACGTGCATTATACAATCATATTCTTGCGTCACAAAATCCGGAGAATGGCATGATGACTTATTTTGTTCCATTGCGCATGGGTACAAAAAAACAGTTCAGCGATCAGTTCAATACATTCACCTGCTGCGTGGGAAGTGGTATTGAAAATCATGCGAAGTATGCAGAACAGATATACAGTTATGATGGCAAGAATAATCTCTACGTCAATCTTTTTATTCCTTCTGTGTTGAACTGGAAAGAAAAGAACATCCGCATTACACAAACCAATTATATTCCTGAAAGTAAACAGGTGAGGCTTGTTGTTACTGCAGCAAAACCCTCTTCGTTTACATTAAAGATCCGTAAACCCTCGTGGAGCAATACAACTGCAGTAATTAAAGTAAACAATGCTGCGGTAAAAACCGAAACCGATGCAGCTGGTTATTTAACAGCCACCCGTATTTGGAAAAACGGTGATGTTGTAACAGTTGATCTCGACATGAATTTGTATACCGAAGCAATGCCGGACAATCCCAATCGTATTGCATTCAAATACGGCCCGTTGGTATTGGCAGGTTTGTTAGGAAAAGAAAAACCCGATCCTGTTATTGGAGTGCCGGTGTTGTTGACTTCAAACCGTAATGTAAACGATTGGATTCAACCATCTTCTTCTTTACAATTTCAAATGAAGAACGTAGGTAAGCCGTTTGATGTGAAGTTGATCCCGTTCTATCAAACCTACGATCAGTATTACAGTGTGTATTGGGATTATTTTACACCAACTGAATTTGCAAAGCTGCAGGCCGATTATGAAGCGGAGAAAAAGCGTGTGCAGGAAATTGAAAACAGAACTATTGATAACTTTCGTGTGGGTGAAATGCAACCCGAACGTGATCATAACCTCAAAGCAACAGAACGTTCTTATGTAAGCGATGCTATGGACAGGATGGGTCGTGAAGCAAGAAGCAATAACAACTTCGAGTTTGAAATGAAAGTGGATGATTCGGTAACAAATTCTTTACTGTTCACCTATATCGGCGATGATAAGGATCGTGTATTTGATATCTTAGTGGACGGTGTAAAGCTTGTAACGGTAGATTGGAAGGGAGGTAAGACAGGTAAGTTTTATGATATCGAATACAAACTACCTGCAGCAATGATCAGCGGTAAAACAAAGATCACCGTGAAGGTTGAGGCGAACCATGGAAAAACAGCAGGACGTGTATTTGGTGTACGTACAATAAAAGATCAGCAATAA
- a CDS encoding glycoside hydrolase family 127 protein has translation MKKNTFLLLVCLFQLNLFAQTNLQKIEFINFSQVNVTDAFWKPKIDKVATKTLAACIYQTEVATPRLKNFERVARNKGEQHEGIFYDDSDVFKALEAMAYSLKTHPNAEMEKKCDEWIDKIAAAQQPDGYLNTWYTLKGLQDRYTDMSMHEDYNAGHMIEAAVAYYNATGKRKFLDVCIKWADHFDALFGPGKRHWVTGHQELELALVKLYKTTKNEKYLKLADWLLSERGKRLAKGYTWTDWKDTAYAQDILPVKEQTQITGHAVRAMYMYTGAADVAAQTGDVDYMRAMKKVWEDVVYRNMYITGGIGSAGSNEGFSNDYDLPNEQAYCETCASVGMVFWNQRMNALTGDAMYMDVLERSLYNGALDGLSLTGDRFFYGNPLASRGQHQRREWFGTACCPANIARMVASLGDYIYAKSDDGIYMNLFVGSNTSIQLPKTKVDLKMETNYPWDGKVKVVVSPEKKGKFRLSIRIPGWYKNGSVPGDLYVHGGDAFSATPGIAINGKPVVVTDNDGYLSVYREWKQGDIVEFEFAMNTYTVTAKDSLKQNNNRIAIQRGPIVYCVEGADNNNKAWNIVLPPNTKFETIDYKIMDEPVKALTAEVPVVLVGEDGLSIRTEKRKIIAIPYYTWANRGKNEMQVWLPTTIKDVKINY, from the coding sequence ATGAAAAAAAATACTTTCCTCTTACTTGTTTGCCTGTTTCAGTTAAACCTGTTTGCCCAAACCAACTTACAGAAAATTGAGTTCATCAATTTTTCGCAGGTGAATGTGACTGATGCATTCTGGAAACCAAAGATCGATAAAGTGGCAACGAAAACATTAGCGGCCTGTATTTATCAAACAGAAGTTGCTACGCCACGTTTAAAAAATTTTGAACGTGTTGCAAGAAACAAGGGTGAACAGCACGAAGGTATTTTTTATGATGACAGCGATGTGTTCAAAGCATTGGAAGCAATGGCGTATTCGTTAAAGACGCATCCGAATGCAGAGATGGAAAAGAAATGCGATGAGTGGATCGATAAGATAGCAGCTGCACAACAACCGGATGGTTACCTCAACACCTGGTACACATTGAAGGGTTTGCAGGATCGTTACACCGATATGAGCATGCATGAAGATTACAATGCAGGCCACATGATCGAAGCGGCAGTTGCGTATTACAATGCAACAGGCAAACGTAAATTTTTAGATGTGTGCATTAAGTGGGCCGATCATTTTGATGCATTGTTTGGTCCCGGTAAACGTCATTGGGTAACCGGTCACCAGGAACTGGAATTAGCATTGGTGAAATTGTATAAGACAACCAAGAATGAAAAATATTTAAAACTTGCTGATTGGTTATTGAGCGAACGTGGCAAACGTTTGGCAAAAGGTTATACATGGACCGATTGGAAAGACACGGCTTATGCGCAGGATATTTTGCCTGTGAAAGAACAAACACAAATCACCGGTCATGCAGTACGTGCGATGTATATGTACACGGGCGCAGCTGATGTGGCAGCACAAACAGGTGATGTGGATTATATGCGAGCCATGAAAAAAGTATGGGAAGATGTGGTGTATCGTAATATGTATATCACCGGTGGTATCGGTTCGGCAGGAAGTAATGAAGGTTTCAGTAATGATTATGATCTGCCGAATGAACAGGCCTATTGTGAAACCTGTGCAAGTGTGGGCATGGTGTTCTGGAACCAGCGCATGAATGCATTAACAGGTGATGCGATGTATATGGATGTGTTGGAACGCAGTTTATATAATGGTGCGTTGGACGGTTTGAGTTTAACCGGCGATCGTTTCTTTTATGGTAATCCTTTGGCATCACGTGGACAGCATCAACGAAGAGAATGGTTTGGTACCGCTTGCTGTCCTGCAAATATTGCACGCATGGTGGCATCACTCGGCGATTATATTTATGCAAAAAGCGATGATGGTATTTATATGAATTTGTTTGTAGGCAGTAATACAAGTATTCAGTTGCCAAAAACAAAAGTGGATTTGAAGATGGAAACAAATTATCCATGGGATGGGAAAGTGAAAGTTGTTGTCAGTCCGGAAAAAAAGGGAAAGTTTAGATTGAGTATCCGTATCCCCGGTTGGTATAAGAATGGTTCAGTACCGGGAGATCTGTATGTGCATGGAGGTGATGCTTTTTCGGCAACACCAGGTATTGCAATAAATGGTAAGCCGGTGGTAGTGACAGATAATGATGGATACCTTTCGGTATATCGTGAATGGAAGCAAGGCGATATTGTTGAATTTGAATTTGCCATGAACACCTATACTGTTACTGCAAAAGATTCATTAAAGCAAAACAACAATCGAATCGCCATCCAACGTGGACCAATTGTGTATTGTGTAGAAGGTGCAGATAATAATAACAAAGCATGGAATATTGTGTTGCCTCCCAATACAAAGTTTGAAACCATCGATTACAAAATAATGGATGAGCCGGTGAAAGCATTAACAGCAGAAGTGCCGGTTGTACTTGTTGGGGAAGATGGTTTATCGATCCGTACTGAAAAGCGGAAGATCATTGCCATTCCTTATTACACATGGGCCAACCGTGGTAAAAATGAAATGCAGGTGTGGTTGCCAACAACGATTAAAGATGTAAAAATTAATTACTGA
- a CDS encoding YciI family protein — translation MQQYVIIAQDGTDEDALERRMLARPFHLAGAKKLKEQNNFVVGGATLDEEGKMRGSIMIVQFETKEDFDHWYTNEPYIKDGVWKTIEVKSFRVADV, via the coding sequence ATGCAACAATATGTCATCATTGCGCAGGACGGAACAGATGAAGATGCATTGGAAAGAAGAATGCTGGCTCGTCCGTTTCATTTGGCTGGTGCAAAGAAATTAAAAGAGCAAAACAACTTTGTTGTTGGTGGTGCCACGCTTGATGAAGAAGGAAAGATGCGTGGTTCGATCATGATTGTTCAGTTTGAAACAAAAGAAGATTTTGATCATTGGTATACAAACGAACCATACATTAAAGACGGGGTTTGGAAAACGATTGAAGTAAAATCATTCAGAGTAGCAGACGTTTAA
- a CDS encoding 4-hydroxyproline epimerase, producing the protein MATSPIIKKYPNSSLNRFSGWAFHCVDAHTCGNPVRLVAEGGPALEGNNMSEKRQHFLKEYDWIRKGLMFEPRGHDMMSGSILYPPHDPQNDVAVLFIETSGCLPMCGHGTIGTITIAVEERLIIPKTQGIIRMEAPAGLVMIEYTMTGLGLQAKVKSVKLTNVPAYLHSTELTVDCPELGELVIDVSYGGNFYAIVDVQKNFKGLEHYAADKLIAWARELRKNINAKYTFVHPQDATINGCSHILWTGAVIDPTSTARNAVFYGDKAIDRSPCGTGTSARMAQWYAKGKLKKGDQFIHESIIGSKFIGTIEEELEVNGIKAIRPGIEGWAKIYGYNTISIDREDDPYAYGFQVI; encoded by the coding sequence ATGGCAACAAGCCCTATCATAAAAAAATATCCCAACAGTTCGCTCAATCGTTTTAGTGGCTGGGCGTTTCATTGTGTGGATGCACATACCTGCGGCAATCCTGTTCGGTTGGTTGCGGAAGGTGGTCCTGCATTGGAAGGAAATAACATGAGTGAAAAACGGCAACACTTTTTAAAAGAGTATGACTGGATAAGAAAAGGATTGATGTTTGAACCACGTGGACATGATATGATGAGTGGAAGTATTTTGTATCCGCCGCATGATCCGCAGAATGATGTAGCTGTTTTGTTTATTGAAACAAGTGGTTGCTTACCAATGTGCGGACATGGAACAATTGGTACGATCACAATTGCAGTAGAAGAGAGATTGATCATTCCAAAAACACAGGGCATCATTCGTATGGAAGCACCGGCCGGTTTAGTAATGATTGAATACACTATGACTGGCCTTGGCCTTCAGGCCAAGGTAAAAAGTGTAAAGCTTACCAACGTGCCAGCATATTTGCATTCAACGGAGTTAACAGTTGATTGTCCTGAGTTGGGTGAATTAGTAATTGATGTTTCATACGGTGGAAATTTTTATGCCATTGTTGATGTACAGAAAAATTTCAAGGGTCTTGAACATTATGCAGCTGATAAACTCATTGCATGGGCAAGAGAGTTACGCAAGAACATCAATGCGAAATATACATTTGTTCATCCGCAGGATGCAACGATCAATGGTTGTAGTCATATTTTATGGACGGGTGCTGTGATCGATCCCACATCAACTGCACGCAATGCCGTGTTCTATGGCGATAAAGCCATTGATCGTAGTCCATGTGGTACGGGTACTTCTGCACGCATGGCGCAATGGTATGCAAAAGGTAAGTTGAAGAAAGGTGATCAGTTCATTCACGAAAGCATCATCGGCAGTAAGTTCATTGGTACCATTGAAGAAGAGCTTGAAGTGAATGGCATCAAAGCCATCCGGCCGGGTATTGAAGGTTGGGCGAAGATCTATGGTTATAATACAATTAGCATTGATAGGGAGGATGATCCGTATGCGTATGGGTTCCAGGTGATTTAA
- a CDS encoding WD40/YVTN/BNR-like repeat-containing protein — protein sequence MRKFFLFLLLPFCAVAQNKSTTGAQKIAAFKQQQLLLQQSPYKDLQWRLTGPDNRSGRSTDVVGITGNPNVFYAAFATGGLWKTEDAGTTWKPIFDQEATQSIGNIALAKSDPNTLYVGTGEANIFRASLPGIGMYKTTNAGKTFQHIGLENTGTIARVIVHPKNANVVYVAASGNEWTYNKDRGVYLTTDGGKTWKNILFESEKSGCIDLVMDPSDPNTLYASMWNRIRKRWSDPVPEDGDNLYKTTDAGKTWKKITKGLPDTKLTGRIGLAASHSNPNVLYAFVDDHNKKRDPNPGETDSYERKVQKVVIGAAIYRSSNKGESWEKMGEVHDFLKPFSGTYGWVFSQIRVHPKNENRVYAFGVEKAISEDGGKTWKVWEATDKQSEWTHGDHHALWIDEENPDRMIMGDDGGVSITYNGGEKWKNFFDEIPTTQFYTVAYDMQTPFNIFGAVQDEGTMSGNVSNTFGQAADTTLRPWRMAPGGEGTQIAVDPMDANIVYASSYYGRLMRTDISKGRREGMKQFKQFDVGRIDSLRGEWLAATIMSKFNNKVLYHGLQHLYKTEDGGETWKMISSDLSYNRKERNGNYPYLIYHQAITAVAEGNKAGVVYAGTDDGRVWLTTNDGTSWKEITKGLPYNKHVAKIVASAFNPSRVYVVLNDRRADNNTPYVYVSDDYGATWKSIASNLPASPANVIAEHPDNANVLFCGTDFGVYMSKDGGKKWIAINGTIPESVSVNDLFIHPRDKKLVIGTYGRGVYVLDDLNSLQ from the coding sequence ATGCGAAAGTTTTTTCTTTTTCTGCTCTTGCCTTTTTGTGCTGTGGCGCAAAACAAGAGTACAACAGGCGCACAAAAGATCGCTGCATTTAAACAACAGCAATTGTTATTGCAGCAATCGCCGTATAAAGACCTGCAGTGGCGCTTAACGGGGCCCGATAACCGAAGTGGTCGCAGTACCGATGTGGTGGGAATCACCGGTAATCCCAATGTGTTTTACGCAGCATTTGCAACAGGTGGTTTATGGAAAACAGAAGATGCAGGTACAACCTGGAAGCCAATCTTTGATCAAGAAGCAACACAATCCATCGGCAATATTGCATTGGCTAAATCTGATCCCAACACATTATATGTTGGTACAGGTGAAGCAAATATTTTCCGTGCATCGTTGCCTGGCATCGGCATGTATAAAACAACCAATGCAGGAAAAACATTTCAGCATATTGGTTTGGAAAATACTGGAACGATTGCACGTGTCATCGTTCATCCAAAAAATGCAAATGTTGTTTATGTGGCTGCAAGTGGTAACGAATGGACATACAACAAAGACCGTGGTGTTTATCTTACAACCGATGGCGGCAAAACATGGAAGAATATTTTGTTTGAAAGTGAAAAGAGTGGATGTATTGATCTTGTGATGGATCCATCTGATCCCAATACATTATATGCAAGCATGTGGAATCGCATCCGTAAACGCTGGAGCGATCCGGTACCTGAAGATGGCGATAATTTGTACAAAACAACTGATGCCGGCAAAACATGGAAGAAGATCACCAAAGGTTTGCCTGATACAAAACTCACAGGCCGCATAGGCCTTGCCGCTAGTCATTCGAACCCGAATGTATTGTATGCGTTTGTGGATGATCATAATAAAAAGCGTGATCCGAATCCCGGTGAAACAGATAGCTACGAACGTAAAGTGCAGAAGGTTGTGATCGGTGCAGCGATCTATCGCAGCAGTAACAAAGGTGAGAGTTGGGAGAAGATGGGAGAGGTGCACGATTTCTTAAAACCATTCTCCGGAACCTATGGTTGGGTGTTCAGTCAAATTAGAGTACATCCGAAAAATGAAAACCGGGTTTATGCATTTGGTGTCGAGAAGGCGATCAGTGAAGATGGAGGTAAAACATGGAAGGTTTGGGAAGCAACCGATAAACAAAGCGAGTGGACACATGGTGATCATCATGCATTATGGATCGATGAAGAAAATCCTGATCGCATGATCATGGGTGATGATGGTGGTGTTTCTATTACTTATAACGGAGGAGAGAAATGGAAAAATTTCTTTGATGAAATTCCTACTACACAATTCTATACGGTTGCATACGATATGCAAACACCTTTCAACATTTTTGGTGCAGTGCAGGATGAAGGCACAATGAGCGGTAATGTAAGCAACACATTTGGTCAAGCAGCCGATACCACACTTCGCCCATGGCGTATGGCACCGGGTGGTGAAGGAACACAAATTGCTGTTGATCCTATGGATGCAAATATTGTGTACGCCTCTTCTTACTACGGACGTTTGATGCGTACCGATATAAGCAAAGGAAGAAGAGAAGGCATGAAGCAATTCAAACAATTTGATGTGGGTCGTATTGATTCGTTGCGTGGCGAGTGGCTCGCCGCAACCATCATGAGTAAGTTCAATAACAAAGTGCTTTATCATGGTTTGCAGCATCTGTACAAAACAGAAGACGGCGGTGAAACATGGAAAATGATCAGCAGCGATCTTTCGTATAACAGGAAAGAGCGCAATGGAAATTATCCTTACCTCATTTATCACCAGGCGATCACTGCTGTTGCAGAAGGGAACAAAGCAGGTGTAGTATATGCCGGTACTGATGATGGTCGTGTTTGGTTAACAACAAACGATGGCACTAGTTGGAAAGAAATTACCAAAGGACTTCCTTACAATAAACATGTGGCGAAGATTGTTGCATCTGCATTCAATCCTTCAAGAGTGTATGTAGTGTTGAATGATCGTCGTGCAGATAACAATACGCCTTATGTTTATGTAAGTGATGATTACGGTGCAACCTGGAAATCCATTGCTTCTAATCTTCCTGCATCTCCAGCAAACGTCATTGCAGAACATCCGGATAATGCAAACGTTTTATTCTGTGGAACAGACTTTGGTGTGTACATGAGTAAAGATGGCGGCAAAAAATGGATCGCTATCAACGGAACTATTCCTGAATCTGTTTCTGTGAATGATCTGTTCATTCATCCGAGAGATAAAAAATTAGTGATCGGCACGTACGGCCGTGGTGTTTATGTACTCGACGATTTAAACAGTTTACAATAA
- a CDS encoding aldehyde dehydrogenase (NADP(+)) yields MNLADTPLHEIDAYMQEAWKAFHIYRKKSLKERAAFIRSIAIELENCGDTLIQTAMRETHLPEARLRGERGRTIFQLNSYADACERGEWLEASIDTAIPDKVPAKPDIRKMLIPMGPVVVFGSSNFPFAYSTAGGDTACALAAGCPVIVKAHPAHPETSHIVADAIFKAAAFNNLPLGVFTHVYGASFETGKALVTHPLTKAVGFTGSYGGGKQLFDWANQRKEPIPVFAEMGSVNPVFLLPEKLASDPAGIATAYAGSITLGVGQFCTNPGLIVAIESDALKTFTHDLGKAIQKTQPAAMLHAGIVKAYKEKKGNALLQDEVHLVAESETAVKEDEGLPTVATASAETFLNNPLLHQEVFGPYSLIIRCKNEAEMLEVAQHLEGQLTATLMATTSELKKNEELIEAVKNICGRFILNGVPTGVEVCLSMHHGGPFPSTTDSRYTSVGADGIKRFARPISLQNWDNELLPDELKNENPLGIWRRVNSELTKKPV; encoded by the coding sequence ATGAATTTAGCAGATACGCCGTTACATGAAATTGATGCTTACATGCAGGAAGCATGGAAAGCTTTTCATATCTATCGCAAAAAAAGTTTGAAAGAACGAGCAGCCTTTATACGTTCTATTGCTATTGAATTAGAAAACTGCGGCGATACATTGATTCAAACAGCCATGCGTGAAACGCATTTGCCCGAAGCAAGATTAAGAGGTGAACGTGGACGTACTATTTTTCAATTGAACAGTTATGCCGATGCATGCGAACGTGGCGAATGGCTCGAAGCAAGTATTGATACAGCAATACCCGACAAAGTGCCAGCAAAACCCGATATCAGAAAAATGCTGATACCAATGGGACCTGTTGTCGTATTTGGTTCAAGCAACTTTCCTTTTGCGTATTCAACAGCTGGTGGTGATACAGCGTGTGCATTGGCAGCCGGTTGTCCGGTGATTGTAAAAGCACATCCTGCGCATCCGGAAACATCGCACATCGTTGCCGATGCGATCTTTAAAGCAGCAGCATTTAATAATTTACCATTGGGTGTGTTTACTCATGTGTATGGCGCAAGTTTTGAAACAGGCAAAGCATTGGTGACACATCCGCTTACAAAAGCCGTTGGGTTCACCGGTTCGTATGGCGGTGGTAAACAACTATTCGATTGGGCCAACCAACGTAAAGAGCCGATTCCTGTATTTGCAGAAATGGGCAGTGTGAATCCGGTGTTTTTATTACCGGAGAAATTAGCAAGTGATCCAGCAGGTATCGCAACAGCTTATGCAGGTTCCATTACATTAGGGGTAGGACAGTTTTGTACCAACCCAGGTTTGATCGTTGCCATTGAAAGTGATGCATTGAAAACATTTACGCATGATCTTGGTAAAGCAATCCAAAAAACACAACCTGCTGCTATGTTGCATGCAGGTATTGTGAAAGCATACAAAGAGAAAAAAGGAAATGCATTGCTGCAGGACGAGGTACACCTTGTTGCAGAAAGTGAAACAGCAGTGAAAGAAGATGAAGGTTTGCCAACTGTTGCTACTGCAAGTGCAGAAACATTTTTAAACAATCCGTTATTACACCAGGAAGTATTTGGTCCTTACTCACTCATCATCCGTTGTAAGAATGAAGCAGAGATGCTGGAGGTTGCACAACATCTGGAAGGACAGTTGACCGCAACACTCATGGCAACGACAAGTGAGTTGAAGAAGAATGAAGAATTGATCGAAGCCGTTAAAAATATCTGCGGTCGTTTTATTTTGAATGGAGTACCAACAGGTGTAGAAGTTTGTTTAAGTATGCATCATGGTGGTCCGTTTCCTTCGACAACCGATAGTCGTTATACAAGTGTTGGTGCAGATGGAATCAAACGTTTTGCACGACCGATCTCATTACAAAACTGGGACAACGAATTGTTGCCCGATGAATTGAAGAATGAAAATCCATTAGGCATCTGGCGCAGAGTGAACAGTGAGTTGACGAAGAAACCTGTCTGA
- a CDS encoding dihydrodipicolinate synthase family protein, whose product MSFEWKGVFPALLTPFTANDEVDLAMFETNLQAQLDAGVHGVIIGGSLGEASTITAEEKELLIKHAIKFLNGRIPVIMNIAESTTKDAVQQAANAKAWGAAGLMLLPPMRYKSDDRETVEYFKTIAKSTDLPIMIYNNPVDYKIDVTLDMFEELIECSNITAVKESTRDVTNVTRLINRFGTRLKILCGVDTLAMEELCLGADGWVAGLVCGFPKETVTIYNLVKAGKIAEAAAIYRWFMPLLELDIHPKLVQYIKLAATQAGIGSEYVRAPRLTLQGSERTRILKIINDGLAARPVL is encoded by the coding sequence ATGTCATTCGAATGGAAAGGAGTATTCCCCGCTTTGCTTACACCGTTTACCGCTAACGATGAAGTTGATCTCGCAATGTTTGAAACAAACCTGCAGGCGCAACTTGATGCAGGTGTGCATGGTGTGATCATTGGTGGTTCACTCGGCGAAGCCAGCACCATTACTGCTGAAGAAAAAGAATTACTGATCAAACATGCGATCAAATTTCTCAACGGAAGAATTCCGGTGATCATGAATATTGCAGAGAGCACAACCAAAGATGCCGTGCAACAGGCAGCTAATGCCAAAGCATGGGGGGCAGCAGGATTAATGCTGTTACCACCGATGCGTTACAAAAGTGATGACAGGGAAACAGTGGAATATTTTAAAACCATTGCCAAGTCAACCGATCTGCCGATCATGATCTATAACAACCCGGTTGATTATAAAATTGATGTTACACTCGATATGTTTGAAGAACTGATCGAATGCAGCAACATCACTGCGGTGAAAGAAAGTACAAGAGATGTAACCAACGTAACTCGTTTGATCAATCGTTTTGGAACAAGATTGAAAATTCTTTGCGGTGTAGATACATTGGCAATGGAAGAATTGTGTTTGGGTGCTGATGGATGGGTTGCAGGTTTGGTTTGTGGATTCCCCAAAGAAACAGTAACGATTTATAACCTGGTAAAAGCAGGTAAGATTGCAGAGGCTGCAGCCATCTATCGCTGGTTCATGCCGTTGCTGGAACTGGATATTCATCCTAAGCTAGTACAATATATTAAACTGGCGGCTACACAAGCCGGAATTGGGAGTGAATATGTTCGTGCTCCTCGATTAACTTTACAGGGCAGCGAACGAACTCGTATTTTAAAAATCATTAACGATGGACTTGCTGCACGACCGGTTTTATAA